ACCAATACAGGCGAAGCAATTACTCACGAATCCCAGGTTGTCTTTGAAATTTATAACCAAAAAGAAGGTGGTGCACCTCTTTGGCAGTCAAAAACTTGGCCTTTAGTCCCTAATCCTGAAGGTAAATTCCAAGCTCCGCTTGGCGATACGACCCGAGGTGATTATGAACTTTCTTCCCAGATTTTCTTTCAAGAGGAAAGGCTTTATCTTGAAATTACGACTAATAATCAAAAACTTAGTCCGAGAATTCCTATCTCCTCGGCCGCCCACGCTGCAGACTCCTATTTATTAAATGAATTTCCACCATCCCAAGCTCCAGAAGGTAATATGGTTCCGGTTTTAAATGAAGAAGGTAATCTTATTCTGGCTGCCAACTCTCCTAAAATCAAATCAACCCAAGGCAATTTTGCTATCGAAGGTCAAGCAATCAGCCTGGTAACGCCAGTCGGATCAGACGGCAATATTACCTTAGCACCTGATGGGTCTGGAGTGCTAAATTTAATGCTTAGCGCTGGTTCAGGTGAAGTGATAAATGCGATTGACGCAAACTTAGGTATTTCTGGCAACAAAGAAGCTAACACTTTGTATTACGGTTATGTAGGCAACGACAATAAAAATTATAATCTCTTAAAACTTGAGGCCGGTTCGATTCCTTCGCCTAAATTCACTGTTGATGCTAATGGCAATGTTAATCTCTCCGGTACCTTAACTTTAGGAACTAATACCCAAGTTTACGCAGGTATTTGTAACTCAGCTAATAAGGGCAAAATCTACTATGACAGAGATACTAATAAATTTTATTATTGTGATGGTTCTGCCTGGACAGATCTCGCTGGAGCAACAGGACCGGCTGGTAACCAAGGAGAATTTGGCGGCTATTCAACTTCATTCAACTTCAATACTGATATTCTTGAAAACGATCCAGGTTCAGGCTACCTAAGATTTGACCATTCAACCGCAACTGATATCAGAAAAATTATTGTTAGTGATACTAATGGTGATAATAAGGATATTGATGCTTTTTTAGACAATCTTAGGAATGGTGGCCAATATGGCTACATTAGAATCTTTAGCGAAAGCAATGGAGCGGAAAAATGGTGGTATGGAAAAGTCAAGAGTGTTAATGATGAGGGTGATTGGCATAAAATCACTGTTACTTTTATTGCTTCAACCGGGGGTAACCCCCCAATTTCTCAAGATGAAAAAACTGTTCTTACTTTTTCTCCAGCCGGTTCTGGTGGAACCGGTACAAGTTCAACAGGTGCGACTGGTGCAGTTGGTGCTTCGGGACCAACCGGAGCGACTGGTGAAATCGGTGTAACCGGACCCACCGGACCAACCGGAGCCACCGGGGCGATCGGTGCTTCGGGACCAACCGGACCTACCGGACCAACCGGAGCGACTGGTGAAATCGGTGTAACCGGACCCACCGGACCAACCGGAGCGACCGGTGAAATCGGTGTAACCGGTCCCACCGGACCAACCGGAGCCACCGGAGTCATCGGTCCCACCGGAGCAACCGGGCCAACTGGACCAACCGGAGCTACCGGTGAAGTAGGTGTAACCGGACCAACCGGACCAACCGGTGCGACCGGAGTCATCGGTCCCACCGGAGCAACCGGACCAACTGGACCAACCGGAGCTACCGGACCAACTGGACCAACCGGCGCGACGGGTGAGGCCGGTGTAACCGGGCCGACCGGACCAACCGGCGCGACTGGCGCGGAAGGAGCTACTGGACCAACTGGTCCAACGGGAGCGACCGGCATTGAAGGTGAGTCTGGACCAACCGGTGCTACCGGTGAAGTAGGTGTAACCGGGCCGACCGGACCAACCGGTGCTACCGGTGAAGTAGGTGTAACCGGGCCGACTGGACCAACGGGAGCGACAGGAGCTGAAGGTGCCTCCGGACCAACGGGACCGACAGGACCAGTCGGACCCGATGGCACTTCCCTCTTTTGGGAATATAATAACTGCGATGGGCCTAATGGTTGGTGCGGTCTAATTTTCCCTTATCTTGATCCTAATTCTCAGTCTTTGGCTTTAGGTAACGATGCCACAGCATCAGCCGAAATTTACTTTTCACCGGTGGCCAATAATGACTCGTGGATTAATGTCTCCGGCGGCGATTTTGGGATTGGAACAGATACACCAGGAACGAAGCTTGATGTTGAAGGAAACATTACCGTAGGCGGTAATAATATTTACGATTCTGGAGGTGTTGTCATTACTTTTGATGGCTCACAAAATACTGTCCTTGGAGGCGACCTTACCGCCTATCACATCTCTCCCCAATCTAATGATTCCTTTGACCTTGGTTCCAATACCGCCCGCTGGGCCAATCTCTACCTAGGGCCAGAAACTCTCCATATCGGTACCAATACTTCCGATGAAGGCAGAATTTACTACGACACTACTTCCGATGACTTTATTTTTAACAGTGATGGTGATGTTATCTTACAAAGCACCACCGGCAACGTGGGAATTGGGATGGTAGAGCCTGTAGTTAAATTAGATGTTAATGGCTCTGTCATTATGAGGCAAAAATATGATTACCAAAGGAATATCACTATCACTAATTCGGGAGGAGAACTCACAGATTATGATATTTTAGTTGAAATCGATACCGCTACTCTAATCTCTAACAGCAAAATGCAATCGGACTGTGATGATATAAGATTTATGGATTCAGATAAAACAACTCCCTTAGTTTATTGGTTAGAACAAGGATGTAACACTTCTGCAACCCAGATTTGGGTAACAGTTCCCACTATACCGGCTACTTCCCAAAAAGAAATTTATCTTGTCTACGGAAATTCCACTTCTATCAATGCAAGCGAAACCTATTCTGGCTCATTTATTACCATGTTTAATGTCTCGTGTCCCTCTGGTTGGAGCTCATTCTCCGGTTTGAACGATTCTAATCGATTCCCAAGGGGAAGTACTAGTTATGGCGGAACAGGAGGAACAACGGCTCACGCTGTTCACACTTTTAGCGGAACAACTACTGGGCCATCTATTACTATCTCCTATGGAACAACCTCCTCTGCTGCCACATCATATACTCATACTCATACCTATAGCGGAACAGTTAGCTCGACTGCAAATAACCAAATACCTCCTTATCTATCTGTTATATTCTGCTCTGCTGATGATCCGGCCCCACTTCTTCCAACCTCATCAATTTCTTGGTATTCTTCTTTGCCCTCTGGCTGGAGCTCGTTCTCCGGTTTGAACGATTCCAATCGATTTCCCAGAGGAAACACTAGTTATGGCGAAACAGGAGGAGCAACAACCCATACTCATCCCTATAGCACAGGAAGCTCTAACCCATCGGCTGGTGGGAGCAGCGGGACAAAGGCATATATTCCAAACGACCCACATACTCACACAGTTAGCGGAACTACTTCTGGAGGAAGTAATGTTCCTCCCTATTTGGATGTAATTGCGGCCACTCCCGACGCTACTGCTCCTTTTGAAGCCAATGTCATCGTCCCAACAAATTCAAATTCCGCACCCCCCCTTGGCTGGAATCTATTCACTTCTTTGAACAGCTCTAATCTATTTCCCAGAGGAAACACTAGTTATGGCGAAACAGGAGGAGCAACAACCCACAATCATACTTCTAACGGAACAAAAGCTACCTCTGTTCCATCAAATAACACCGGTCAACATGGCGCCACTGGTAATCCCTATACTTTGGCACAGGCCGACCACACACACAATTATAGTTTCACAACTTCCACAGCGACCGGCATTCAACCACCATATTTAGACGTGGTCTTTATCCAAAGAAAAACAGTTAGCGTTAGCGTTGATTTAGGTAGCGAAATTTCGGCAAATAGTTCTCCAACTATCTTCTTTTCTGACTCACTTAACGGCAATATTGGTATTGGAACAATAGATATAGGGTCCTATCTGTTTAGAGTCGGAGGAGGTATGATTGCACAAAGCTATGCTACTGGCCATATTATTGAAAGCAGAATCTATCCTAAAGAGGAAGAGTCATTTACCGTGGGAGATCTTCTCTCTATAACCGAGGCTTTAGATTCAAATCAGACCATCGAAAACGCAAGATTTACAAAATCAAGCTATGCCTATGACCAAAATATTATTGGCATAGCAGAATATAATGACAGTGATGGTTACAGACCAACTATTAGTGGTGTATTTAAAACTAAAGTCTCCACTATCAACGGTCTGATTAAAACTGGCGATCCGGTTACATCAAGTAAGATTCCAGGCGTGGGAATGAAAAGTACTGAAGCTGGACCAATTGTTGGTAAAGCCCTAGAGCCTTTTGGTTTGGAGCAAACACTCGAACCGTGTACTGCACCTTATGAACAATATCAATGCGGCAAAATTGAGATTTTTATCAATATCTCTTGGTATAACCCTGATGTTTATCTAACAGATACCGGTGACATCTTTATTGAAAAGATAATAACTGAAGATGGTGAAGAAGAATTCGTTGTTAAAGATTCTACTGATGGGCTAATCGAAAAGGTTAGTATCCTTAAAGAAGCAGTGATTGGCAAGATTAAAGCTGGTTTGATTGAAACCAAAGAATTGGTAACTGATAAATTAGCCAGCCAAGAAATCCAAACCCAAAGTTTAGTCACACCTTTAATCGAAACTCAAGATATTGATACAGAAAGAATTAGTTTGAAAGAGATTGATTCAAAACCAGGCGAAAATCTGATTGTTAATTTGGAAAAAGATGAAAGTGGTTTTGGCAAATTAATTATTAAAGGCAAGGACGGTCAAGAGGTCGCTAGTATTGATAGCCTTGGCAACGCTACCTTTAGTGGTGAGATTACAGCAGATAAAGGTAAATTTGAGAAACTTTTAAGCAAGGTTATCACCAGTGAGAACTTAGAAACTAAAGACGCCACCATTACTGGTACCCTCTACGCTGATAAAATCGTTAGCAATGAAATCGTTAGTTTAGAAGGCAAATTTGGCGAACTCTTAGCCGCCACCGTTTCTGCTCAAAAAATTCAGGGATTAGAAGAAAGGCTGGCTCAATTAGAGGCTAATAAAGAAACAGCATCGGCAATATCTTCGCCAACACCGCCACCAGAAACAATTACAGAGGAAGAATCACCAGCCACTGAAAGTAGTAATATTGACCCAATGGCTGATCTTGAACTTTCACCAGATATAGAGGCTTTGGTTGACGAGATTTTGAAAACTTCAACTGAAGCAACCTCCCAAGCTGACCTAAATGATATTTCTGGTGAGAATTTAATGATTAATAATAATCTCACTGTTCTGGGTAATACCTCTCTTGGTGATACCTCGGTTGCCGGCTCGCTTAATATTGGTGGCACCCTGAATCTAGCTGACAATTCAATCAATTCTTTAATCGACAACCTTTATCTTCAAAATCTTGGTTTAGGAGGGATTGATATCTTAGCTGGCAAAATTACGATTGATTCTCAAGGAAACGTTGTTTTTAAAGGTGATGTGGCGATTAAAGGCAGATTAGCTTTGAGCGAAATCGAACCATTACCAGATCAGGATCTGATTATTAATCTAGACAACCAATCAGAATCAGAAGAAGAATCTAGTTTCGGTAAATTAATTGTTAAAGGCGTTGATCAAGAAACAATTGCCTCAATTGATTCCTCGGGGACATCAACTTTTAAAAAGGTAGCCATTGCTAATGCTAAACAAGAAACTAATCAAATCTCAGAAAATGAAATTGAAACTAATGCCACTGCTGGCCAAGCTACTCTAACTGCCCATGATACAGAAATCACTATTAAATCTCATTTTGTTACAGATGATACGATGATTTACGTTACCCCTACCAGTGACCCTGATAATAAAGTCCTCTTTATTAAAGCCAAAAAAGCTGATTCTCCAGAAGAGATTGGTTGGTTTAGAGTAGGCATTGATAAAAAGATTAATCAAGATATTAATTTCAATTGGTGGATTATTAACTGAATCAAAGCTATAATTGAGAAGTTATGGAAAATAAAATAATTTGGGATATAGAAAAAATCATGGGTTGGTTAATCATCAGCTTAGCTTTTCTCTTGCCAATCTTTTTCCTGCCAATTACAATCGATTTTTATGAGTTTAATAAACAAACTCTTTTGATTGTTTTTACTAGCCTCCTCCTAATCCTTTGGTTGATAAAAATGGTTTTGAACCAAAAGCTTGTTTTCCGAAGATCACCTTTAGATCTTCCTCTTCTTCTTTTAATGATCGCTTTTATCATTGCTAGCTTAATGACTAAAACTCACAAGACTATTCCCTTTTTGGCATCAACCGGCACAGGTACAATCATTAGCTTAACGCTTATCTACTTTATAATCACTAACAATTTAAAATCTAAATTTCTCCCTTATTTATTTTCAAGTCTAATTATCAGTGCTGTTTTTCTTTCACTAGCCACTCTCTATCAATCTTCTGGTCTGACAAGCTCTTTCACTAATCTTCCTTGGCTAGAAGATAAATGGTTTACTCCTCTTGGTAGTATACTAATTCTAATTTCGTTTCTTTTTCTTGGCTTAATCCTTACCCTTTACCTCTTCGTTAAGCAACTTAATAAAAAAGAATATTTAATAACATTTCTAACTGGTGGCGCTTGTTTCATTATTACCTTAAGCTTGATTTTAAGTATCCATAACCTAACTCCAGAACTAGGTAAAGATTTTGCTTTTCTCTCTTACCGAGATAGTTGGATTATTAGCATTGAATCTCTTAAAACCAATCCTCTTTTTGGAGTTGGCCCAGGTAATTATATTTCTGCTTTTAGTCGCTTTAAACCTTTAAGTTTTAATCAAAATGACTTCTGGAATTTCCGTTTTGATCGAGCAATAATCTATCCCCTTGACTTATTAACGACTGGTGGTTTATTAGTCTTTTTTGCTTACTTATTTTTAATAATTAAAATCGGTCTTCTCTTTTTTAAAAGTTACCAACAAAGAAAAGAAAACCAAAGATTACTTTTAATTATCCTGGCTATTACCCTTATTATTCCCTGGTTGATTGGAATTAACTTAGTTATTCTCAGTTTAACCTACATCTTGTTAGCTTTTTTCAATCTCAAGCCTGAGGAAACAAAACAACTATCTTTCTCCTCAAAAAAAATCCCGCCTATTATCTTAACTGTTGGCTTAGCAATTATTCTCTTTTTTGTTTATCTCTGGGGGCGAATTTATGTCGCCGAAATTGTTTTTACACAATCACTTGATTCCTTAGCTAAAAATCAAGGCATCCCTACCTACAATCAACAAATTAGGGCGATTAAACTCAATCCCTATTCACCTCTTTATCGTCGCGTTTATTCTCAAACCAATCTTATTCTTGCCTTTGCTCTAGTTAACCAACCAGATCAAGCCAGCCGAGACTGGGATAAAATAACTAGTTTGTTCCAACAAACAGTGAGAGAAGCCAAAATTGCCACTGTTCTTAACCCGACTGATGCGGTTAATTGGGAAAATCTAGCTCAAACTTATCGCAGTCTTCTTAGATTTGCTGATAAGTCTGATCAATGGGCCATTACTAGTTACCAACAAGCAATTATTAATGATCCTCTTAACCCTCAAATTCGCATCGAATTAGGCGGACTCCACTATAGTCTTGAGGATTTTGAACAAGCGACTCGTCAATTTGAAATCGCCGTTTCTCTTAAATCAGATTATGCTAACGCTTATTATAATCTCTCCGCCACTTACCGAGAAAGAGAAATGTATCAGGAAGCTTATAACGCTATGCAAAATGTGGTTAATTTAGTTGATCCTAATTCAACTGACTACCAAAAAGCTAAGAATGAATTAGAGGCTTTAGCTAAAGAATTACCCCAACAACAAGAAAAAGCTGTTTCTCCTGAAACAGAAGAGTCTAGCTTAACTGAACCCTCGCCTTTACCTTCACCAATAACTCAACCACTAATCAACTTATCAGAAGAATCATCTCCCTAAAGTAGAATTTTTAAGGTTTCAATGTTAAAATTAAAGTAAGTATTGGGCCTGTAGCTCAGTTGGCTAGAGCGTCGCATTCGCATTGCGGAGGTCGAGGGTTCGACTCCCTCCAGGTCCACTCTGGGCCGTTAGCTCAGTTGGCTAGAGCGTCTGCATGGCATGCAGAAGGTCGCGGGTTCGACTCCCGCACGGTCCACTTAAAAGTAACTTCTAGGCTTTTTGTTATAGGAAAAAACGAAAAAATAAGAGAATATTACTACTTAAGATAGCTTAAAGGATTAACAGCCACGCCTCCGTTCCTTATCTCAAAGTGAAGATGAATACCTGTACTCCGCCCGGTTGAGCCTATTTTTCCAATTGACTGTCCCCGACTAACATTTTGACCAGGAGAAACATAAATTGCCGACAGATGAGCATAAAGAGTGCTAAAACCATTACCATGGTCAATCAAAACCCGATTACCATAAGCCCAAGGGGCAGGCCAACCAGCCACTATTACTGTTCCTGAATCAGCTGCCAGAGCATTTGGAGCACTATTATTAGCAATATCAATTCCAGGGTGGTACCAAACAAAATATTGAGTAATTCGGCCGCTCGCTGGCCAAACAAACTGACCGGTGCCAGTAATCGTCCCAGCGGCTGGCACCTCCGCATAATAACGTCTTGGTTCACTAGGTGTTGCCTTAGGCATAATCCCTTCAGGAACAACCAATTCTTGACCAACCGCTAAAGCAAAAGTTTCATCATTAGCAAAGGAGTTGTAAGGCCAGTTAACAACCACCTGGGCATCAACTTGGTATTTTCTGGCAATCGAATAGATTGTTTCTCCGTGTTGGACTTTATGGGAAATACCAGTGACCGGGAGAATTCTTAAGACACTACCTACCTTGATTGATTTAATTGTCTCAAGATTATTCTCCCAACGAATCGTATCAATGGAAACACCAAATTTCTCGGCAATGGTTGAAACCGTATCGCCTGACTTAACCGTGTACTCAATAATCTCTGAACGGGGTTTAATTGACTCAAGAGTCGAGGTTTCTATCTCTCCTTTAGTGGCGGAAATAACAGCCGTCGCTTCAGCCTGCTGCCAGGAACTCTCTGTCAATCCAGGGAAATTCTCTTCAATTAAAACCGGTCCTAGGGTAATTCCTATCACAATTAAAAGCATCATTCCGGAGTGAACAAAAGGCCGACTGTAGCGTCCCCGCTGACGGTAAAGAACCACCGCCATCTTTGACTTACCCCCTTCGAACAAATGAAAAATTCTAGCGGTTTTTTTGCGAGAATAACGACCTAAACTACAGAGGAATTGCCAAATATCTTTTTTAAAAGAGGGGTGCTCCATAAGTGGAACCAGGTTAACATAGGCAGAAGTAGAAGTCAATTTAACCGCTCTAGCCTTGATTGAGAGTCTTTAAGAATTCGCTGTTAGATTTGGTTTTAATTAAACGTTCTAAAAATAATTCTGTTCTCTCATTCGCCCCGAGCATATCAACCATCTTTCTCATGGTAATAATTTTAGGATAGACTGTCTTGCCGTAGAGAAGTTCTTCTTGTCGGGTCCCAGAGCGTTGAATATCAATCGCCGGATAAACTCGCCGCTCGGCTAATTCTCTAACCAAATGGAGCTCCATATTACCGGTCCCTTTAAATTCTTCGTAAATCAAATCATCCATTTTCGAACCTGTTTCAACCAAACAGGTACCAATAATCGTTAGCGAACCACCTTTCTCAATGTTTCTGGCGGCACCAAAGAATTTCTTTGGAGGCCAGAGAGCGGCTGGATCAAAACCACCAGTCAAAGTTCGCCCCGAAGTGGGAATACTGAGATTATAAGCACGGGCTAAACGGGTGATTGAATCCAAAAGGATAATCACGTCTTTGCCAAGTTCTACCAGCCGTTTAGCTCGCTCTAGAGCTACTTCAGCTGCGCTTGTCTGCTGTTCTGGTGGCTCATCAAAATTAGAAGAAATAACCTCACCTTTAACTGAACGGGCAATATCAGTCACCTCTTCTGGTCTTTCTCCTACCAAAACTGCCATCAAATGAATATCTTTGTAGTTCTCGGTAATCCCATTAGCAATATCCTTTAAAAGCCAAGTTTTACCTGCTTTAGGTGGTGAAACAATTAAGCCCCGTTGGCCTCTACCAATCGGCGAGATAAGGTCAATAACTCTAGTAGAAACAGGTGCCTTGCCTGTTTCTAGTTTAATTTGTTCCTCAGGATAGAGGGGCGTCAAACTCTCGAAAACTGGTCGCTTACCTACTTTATCTGGAGCCAAATCATTAATTTTTTCTACTTTTAAAAGGCCATAATAACGTTCATTTTCTTTTGGCTCTCGGGCCTGGCCACCAATCATGTCACCAGGACGGAGATTGAAACGGTGAATTTGGGAAGAGGAAATATAAACGTCTCTGTCAGAAGGCGAAAATTTAGGTCTAAGATAGCCGTGACCTTCAGGAGCAACCCCTAAGATCCCCTCGACAAAGTGAGTTGGCACATCTGCATCGGGAATCCGCCGATTATCGACAACCCCATTAAATTCATTTTCATAGGGAGTTTCTTTTTTCCCCACAAACTCATCGGCCGTTAACAACTTCTTCTCGGTTTTAGAAACGGCTTCTTTTTTCTCTGAAGCAATAAATTTCTTAGATACTGGCATTAAGGAATCTAACCACTAATTTAAGGGAGAATTTAATTCACCAATCTACAATCTAATTTAAACAAAAATTAAAACACTCTGTCAAGAGGCAAACTTTCGATTCTCGAATGGAGAGTAGTGTGCCTGCCCTACACACCACCCTCCATCCCAAAATCGAATCTAAAATCTTGACATTTTCTTGACGACTGTGTTATTGTCAACTTGGTATTTGAGTCGCCTGTCCTGACTCAATACCAACATGCGAAGGGCATTGCTATTCGTGGTAATCTGTCCAGCGATAGTAATGCTCTTTGTTTATTACTAAAGCTTAATTGTAAAAGTGAATTCTTGACAAATTTAACATATTTTGTCAAGAGTGTCAATCCTATAAGAAAATCTTCTGAAAAAACTGACAGTCCTATAGTTTATACTATTATTATATTAGCTTCATTTTAACCACTTTTAAAAGGAATATCAAGTATTGTGGATAAATAAGGGAAAAGTTATTTCTTAAATAATTCTCTGGCTAATTGACTAACTGAAGCAAATTTCTCCGGAGAAATAATTTCAGTCAAACCTAATTTTCTGGCTTCTTTTTTCCTTTTATCAGTTTGACTAATTTCTCTTATCTCCCCCAAGAGACCAATCTCACCAAAACAAACCGTTTTGGGATCAAGAGAAATGCCTTTAAAGGAAGAAATAATCGCTAAAGCAACGCCTAAATCACTCCCAGGCTCATCAATTCTAATGCCGCCAACAACATTAACATAAACATCAAAAGTAGCTAAGGGCAATCTTAATTGTTTAGTTAACACTGCAGAGATAAGCTGTAAACGCCGACCATCAATTCCTTGACCAATTCTTCGTGGTATAACTAAGGTTGTGGGTACAACTAAAGCTTGAATTTCTACCAAAACAGGTCGGGTCCCTTCTAAAGTAGCCACTACCACTGAACCTGGAGTTTTCTTAACTCGCTCTTTAAGAAAAAGCCTAGAAGGGTTAGTCACTTCAATTAAGCCTTTGTCGGTCATTTCAAAAACACCGACTTCGTCGGTAGCCCCAAAACGATTTTTTGTTGCTCTCAATAATCTCGCTCCTCCAAATCTTTCGCCTTCAAT
The Patescibacteria group bacterium genome window above contains:
- a CDS encoding DUF2341 domain-containing protein, with product MQSDCDDIRFMDSDKTTPLVYWLEQGCNTSATQIWVTVPTIPATSQKEIYLVYGNSTSINASETYSGSFITMFNVSCPSGWSSFSGLNDSNRFPRGSTSYGGTGGTTAHAVHTFSGTTTGPSITISYGTTSSAATSYTHTHTYSGTVSSTANNQIPPYLSVIFCSADDPAPLLPTSSISWYSSLPSGWSSFSGLNDSNRFPRGNTSYGETGGATTHTHPYSTGSSNPSAGGSSGTKAYIPNDPHTHTVSGTTSGGSNVPPYLDVIAATPDATAPFEANVIVPTNSNSAPPLGWNLFTSLNSSNLFPRGNTSYGETGGATTHNHTSNGTKATSVPSNNTGQHGATGNPYTLAQADHTHNYSFTTSTATGIQPPYLDVVFIQRKTVSVSVDLGSEISANSSPTIFFSDSLNGNIGIGTIDIGSYLFRVGGGMIAQSYATGHIIESRIYPKEEESFTVGDLLSITEALDSNQTIENARFTKSSYAYDQNIIGIAEYNDSDGYRPTISGVFKTKVSTINGLIKTGDPVTSSKIPGVGMKSTEAGPIVGKALEPFGLEQTLEPCTAPYEQYQCGKIEIFINISWYNPDVYLTDTGDIFIEKIITEDGEEEFVVKDSTDGLIEKVSILKEAVIGKIKAGLIETKELVTDKLASQEIQTQSLVTPLIETQDIDTERISLKEIDSKPGENLIVNLEKDESGFGKLIIKGKDGQEVASIDSLGNATFSGEITADKGKFEKLLSKVITSENLETKDATITGTLYADKIVSNEIVSLEGKFGELLAATVSAQKIQGLEERLAQLEANKETASAISSPTPPPETITEEESPATESSNIDPMADLELSPDIEALVDEILKTSTEATSQADLNDISGENLMINNNLTVLGNTSLGDTSVAGSLNIGGTLNLADNSINSLIDNLYLQNLGLGGIDILAGKITIDSQGNVVFKGDVAIKGRLALSEIEPLPDQDLIINLDNQSESEEESSFGKLIVKGVDQETIASIDSSGTSTFKKVAIANAKQETNQISENEIETNATAGQATLTAHDTEITIKSHFVTDDTMIYVTPTSDPDNKVLFIKAKKADSPEEIGWFRVGIDKKINQDINFNWWIIN
- a CDS encoding M23 family metallopeptidase, with protein sequence MEHPSFKKDIWQFLCSLGRYSRKKTARIFHLFEGGKSKMAVVLYRQRGRYSRPFVHSGMMLLIVIGITLGPVLIEENFPGLTESSWQQAEATAVISATKGEIETSTLESIKPRSEIIEYTVKSGDTVSTIAEKFGVSIDTIRWENNLETIKSIKVGSVLRILPVTGISHKVQHGETIYSIARKYQVDAQVVVNWPYNSFANDETFALAVGQELVVPEGIMPKATPSEPRRYYAEVPAAGTITGTGQFVWPASGRITQYFVWYHPGIDIANNSAPNALAADSGTVIVAGWPAPWAYGNRVLIDHGNGFSTLYAHLSAIYVSPGQNVSRGQSIGKIGSTGRSTGIHLHFEIRNGGVAVNPLSYLK
- the rho gene encoding transcription termination factor Rho — translated: MPVSKKFIASEKKEAVSKTEKKLLTADEFVGKKETPYENEFNGVVDNRRIPDADVPTHFVEGILGVAPEGHGYLRPKFSPSDRDVYISSSQIHRFNLRPGDMIGGQAREPKENERYYGLLKVEKINDLAPDKVGKRPVFESLTPLYPEEQIKLETGKAPVSTRVIDLISPIGRGQRGLIVSPPKAGKTWLLKDIANGITENYKDIHLMAVLVGERPEEVTDIARSVKGEVISSNFDEPPEQQTSAAEVALERAKRLVELGKDVIILLDSITRLARAYNLSIPTSGRTLTGGFDPAALWPPKKFFGAARNIEKGGSLTIIGTCLVETGSKMDDLIYEEFKGTGNMELHLVRELAERRVYPAIDIQRSGTRQEELLYGKTVYPKIITMRKMVDMLGANERTELFLERLIKTKSNSEFLKTLNQG